The Tolypothrix sp. NIES-4075 genomic interval CATTCCATTCAAATGTATGTCTTGCAATTAACTTTCCTAATTCATAAGATTCTTCCTCGGCGGTTTTTAATCCATCCAAGTTAGCGGGAATGTTCAAGCTGATGTTATACTGTTTTCTTCCAGTGCCGTTTGTGTCTTTATCTCCGGGTTTAATCGGTAACGTCGCTCGTAATTGCAGACTTCCATTAGACTCCCTGATTGTCACCTTTGCCTTTGCAGACTTCAAACGCTGATTAACTTTCTCTAATTCTAATAGTACTTTTGTTCTCATATACTCTCTTTGCTGCTGTGCTTGCTGACTTGAGCCAAGAAAACTGCCGTCGGTAGATGAAACTGGCTCGAAGTCTGCAAAAGCTTGTTGATACTTGTCAAAATCCTGGTTATGCATTGCGGTATTTTTAGCCTATATTTAGCCTAAAAATAAATGTGTAATCAGCGAACAATGTTTAAAATTGACACTGCTTGCTGTAAACATTAGGCTATTTTCAGCTATTAAATCATAAAAAGGATTACTCCGGTCCTTATCACGGTTATGATGGCTTCGCTATCTTCGCTCGCGATATGGATCTAGCACTGAACAGCCCAACCTGGGGATTAATCGGCGCTCCTTGGAACAAGAAAGCAGAAGCTAAAACAGAAGCTAAAGCGATCGCCTAAATAAATGGGAGAAAGACAGATGTAGGAATAGCCTGGGGTTTTAGCCCTAGGGGGGAGTAGAAAGTAGAGAATTAACATTCACCACTTCCCACTCCTCATTTCCTACTCCCATTTTCCTCCACACGACACGTAACGACTACAGCAGCTTGGAGAACTAGAAATGCCTCAGAATCCGGAAAATATTCAAGATCACGTCGAACTATTCCACCAACCGGAATACCAACAGTTATTTGAAAACAAAAAGCAATTTGAAAACGGACACAGCCCCGAAGAAGTGGCGCGTGTTGCAGAATGGACGAAGGGTTGGGAGTATCGTGAAAAGAACTTCGCCCGTGAAGCATTGACCGTCAACCCCGCTAAAGGTTGCCAACCATTGGGCGCAATCTTCGCTGCTGTTGGTTTTGAAGGCACTCTACCTTTTGTTCAAGGTTCTCAAGGTTGCGTAGCTTACTTCCGCACCCACTTAACCCGTCACTACAAAGAACCGTTTTCTGGTGTCAGTTCTTCAATGACAGAAGACGCAGCGGTGTTTGGTGGACTGCAAAACATGATTGATGGGTTGGCAAACTCCTACCAACTCTACAAGCCAAAGATGATTGCTGTCTGCACCACCTGTATGGCAGAAGTTATCGGTGATGACTTGCAAGCTTTCATCAACAACTCCAAGAACGCTGGTTCAGTTCCTCAAGATTTCCCAGTACCTTTTGCTCACACTCCTAGCTTTGTTGGTTCCCACATCACTGGCTATGATAACATGATGAAGGGTATTCTTTCTAACCTGACCGCAGGTCATAAGAAAGAAACCAGCAATGGCAAAATCAACTTTATTCCTGGCTTTGATACCTACGTTGGTAACAACCGGGAAATCAAGCGGATGTGCGAATTGATGGGTATCGATTACACCATCTTGGCAGATAACAGCGATTATCTGGATTCACCCAACACTGGTGAATTTGATATGTATCCAGGTGGTACAAAGCTGGAAGATGCAGCAGATTCGATTAATGGTAAAGCCACAATCGCTCTGCAAGCACACTCTACCATCAAAACCCGCGAGTACATCGAAAAAGAATGGAAGCAACCAACTGTTGTTTCTCGTCCTTGGGGTATCAAGGGTACTGATGAGTTCTTGATGAAACTCAGCGAACTGACTGGTAAACCGATTCCCAAAGAATTGGAAATCGAACGCGGTCGCGCAGTTGATGCGATGACTGACTCGCATTCATGGCTTCACGGCAAGCGCTTCGCTATGTACGGCGATCCCGATTTAGTTTACAGCGTAGTCGGCTTCATGCTGGAAATGGGTGCTGAACCCGTGCATATCCTTGTCCACAATAGCAATGAAAACTTTGAGAAAGAACTCAAAGAGTTGCTAGCTTCTAGCCCCAATGGTAAGAGTGCTACTCTGTGGGCTGGTAAAGATTTGTGGCACATGCGTTCAGAGATGTGTTTGCTATCAGGTTAATTAAATAATCTAGTAGTGTGAACATATCGCAGAATTTCATCCACCGCTCGCTTTGCTCCTCCAGCAGCACGACAAGCGTCACCCAGACGATCGCTGTTTGCGACAAAAGAGCGATCGCCTAGAATTTGCTGCGCTGTCTTTTGCAAACGTTCCGCTGTCACATCTTCTGGTAAAATCATAATTCCCGCACCCTGCTCCTCAATGCGGTGTGAAATAATCTCCTGCTCATAAGTTTGGGGAACTGCAATCATCGGCACCGAGTACCAGACAGCTTCTCGCGCTCCCCCTCCTGCACCGTGCATAACAAACAAACTAGCACGCTCTAATATCTTTAGTTGGGGAACAGTACCCGTAGGTCGAATTATAAAGTTTTCTGGGATATCTCCCAAAAGCGCAGCATCCATTCCCGGACTCAACAGCATTATCACCTGAGCATCAATGCTGCCAAAAGCCTGAATGCAGCTTTGATAAAATGCCAAACCTGGATCGTGAATGTTGCCAAATGAAATCAGGATTAGCTTATCTTTTTGTAATTGCTCCATTGGAAAATCATATTCCATCGCCCGCACCGGATTGCACGGACCAACAAAATGAAACCGCTCGTCGAATTTATCGCTATAAGGCTGAAGTTCTGGGGGTAAATAACAAATATTTAGAGGTTCGATATTAGTAAATGTATCAATAAATTTAATCGGGGACACACCGTAAGTTTCTCGTAGCTCTCGTTGATGTTGACGATAGTGTTTCATGCTGCCTGCTGCCTCCTTTAACAATGGGGGAAGTTTCTTTCTTAGTCTGGGACATTCATAGAAACTTTCTGGAGTGAAAGCAGCGGTAGCGATGGAATTAACAGCGGGAATATTCAGCAACTGCGCTACTAATCTTCCCCAAAGACACAGCGAGTCATGAATGATGTAATCTGGCTTTTCTTGACGGACTGATTCTAAAAGTGCCGGCAGCATCTGGCAAGCGCACCAAGTTAACGAGGACACCAGAGACATTTCGTTTTCGGCTGGTGGTGCTGTCTCAGCATTTAGCGGAGGATAGGAACGGAAAGAAGCTCCAAATGTCTCGATTTCTTTCTGAAAACGGTCAACCTCGTAGTAAATTACCTCTTCACCTCTTTTTATTAGCTCCACCATTAATCCAAAGGTGGGGATGATGTGTCCGGCAGCCGAAACGTTCATGAATATAATACGACTCATAGAAAAATAACCTGATTTGGGAATGGGTAATGGGGTAATGGGGAATGGGGTAATGGAGATTATTTGTTATAAATTAGGAAGATACTGCTAACGAAACAGAGACAATGAGCTGATGAAATTTCTTAAGATTGGGGCGATGACCTACACTAACAAAGGTTGTCCCTGTCTCTAACAAAAGACGATAAAGATTTTCTTCGTTGTTGACATCTAAAGCGCTCGTTGCCTCATCTAAAATTGCATATTTTGGTTTTGTCACTAGTATCCGGGCAAAAGCCAGCCTTTGTTGTTCTCCCAAAGAAAGAACATAACTCCAATCTTTCTCTACCTCAAAACCACCGAATCGTTCTGCTAAGTTTGACAGATTTACCCTGTGGAGAATTTGACGAAGTTCTTCATCACTCACATCAACCTTGGCGTTAGGATAAATTAACTGATCGCGTAGAGTGCCTAAAATCATGTAAGGACGCTGCGGTAAAAATAGCATTTCTTCTAATTCTGGGCGAAAAATCACACCTGTTCCCGAATTCCACAAACCAGCTAAGGCACGCAACAGAGAAGTTTTCCCACTACCACTTTCTCCCATAATTAGTAATCCTTGCCCTGGTTGCAGTGCTACCGAGAGATTTTTAAATAAAGTCTTTTGATAATTAGGAGTTTCTAAAGTAAGGTTTTCAACAGCTAAACGGTTGTCTTTTACTATATCAATTGTTTTATTAGTTGTTTCTTTTATGGGCTGTTTGAGATATTCATAAAATACGTATAGACGGTCAATTGAAGCCGCAAATTTAGTGAATATTTCAAACTGATACATTATCAAGTTCACAGAAAAAGCGACACTTCCAAATGCTCCCATAGCTTCTGTAACTTTTCCCACTTCGAGTTTACCTATGAGAATCTGGTTTCCGAGAATCAATGCGGGTAATATTAAGGTGAGATTGCCAAAGGGATATTTAAATATATTTAAATACAACTCTGACCATAAAATTAATCGCTTAAAGTTATTAAATACTTCATTGAAGAGAAGTTTAATTTTGTTGGCTTCCTGAGAAGTTCCGTTATAAAAGGCAATAGACTCGGCATTTTCTCGAATGCGAACTAAACCAAAACGAAAATCAGCTTCTTTTCTCAGTTGATTTAAATGTAGTTGAGTTAATTTTCTGCCGTAAAAGCCAATAGTGATAGAGTAAGCTAATATTGAATAAATTAATAAAGCAAAAACTAGATTTATGGAAATATTCCAGAGAATGAGGCTAAAAGCAATTACTACAAAAAGAGATTCAATAATATTTACAAAAAACTGAATGGATTGCTGACAAAAACTGGCGACATTTTCCGCAATACGTTGGTCTGGGTTGTCAATTTCTTGGTTAAAGTTACTCAACTGATAAAAAGCGCGATCGCTAAAATATTGATTGAGAAAGCGATCGGTCAACCAGCGACGCCAATAAATCCCTATTGTCTCTCGCAGATAGCCATAGCCAGAATTAAGCAAACCAGAGATGATTATCCCTCCTAATGCAATTATTACACCTTGCCAGAATCGAGCGCTGTTATGAGCGGAAAGGGCAGAAATTAACTCTCCCTGTATGGTATTTAAGAACACCTTGAGTTGAGTGTTGGCTAATAATAACACTCCGAGAAGTACAAGTAGAGCATTAGCACCTTTTTTTTCATTACCTAGCCAGTAGAGTTTAGCGATCGCCCAAAACCGCTTGACTACCGTCAAGTTGAATCGATTCATTTGTATAATTTATATATATTTTTAATGATGAATACTTCCAGTAAGCAACGGTTCGCTTGTGGATTTTAATACTATACCCTATAGTTACTTCACTATAATTAATCAAGTCAAAGTCAAAATCTCGGCTTTGATGCTGTGTACTCTTGATTACCAAGTTTTTTCTGATTGGGTGCGACACAAGCGATCGCTTACCGGAAATAATGTTGTAATATTATGTCGGGTTGAACAACTATAAATAAATATAATAACTGATTGTCGCTTCAGTTCTAAATTTAGACAAAAAAATGCGTATTTTCACATTAATTTGGTTGGGACAACTAGTTTCTCTGATTGGCACCTGGATGGCTGTATTTGCTCTGGATATCTGGGTTTTTCAGAAAACAGGCTCCGCTACCCAGTTCGCTTTAGTTACCCTGAGTACTACGATACCACCGATCGTCATTTCGCCATTAGCAGGCACATTAGTGGATCGTTGGGATCGGCGCTGGACAATGATTATTAGTCATTTGTGTACAGGGCTGTCTACCCTAACTATTGTGGCGCTACTAATTACCGGTCAACTAGAAATTTGGCACATCTATCTAAGAAATGTCTTCATTTCAATTTTCGGTGCTTTTCATTCGCCGGCTTATAAAGCTTCGATCACATCCTTGGTTCCTCAAGAGGATTTAGCCCGCGTCAGCGGTATGGTTCAACTTTCATTGGGCATTCAGCAAATCATCTCGCCTTTACTAGCAGGTATTCTGCTGAATCTTATTCAGCTTAAAGGTATTCTCCTCATCGATTTAGCAGCTTTACTAGTTGCTCTTATTCCCCTTTTGTTGGTACCATTCCCGAAAATTAGTCAGCCTGCTGATGATAACCAAGAGCCTTTATCAATTTTGCGAGAAATAGCCTACGGTTGGACTTATTTGACTGAGCGTCCTGGATTACTAAAGTTTTTGATTGTCTTCACCATTTACCAATTCTTGATCGGGTTCACTGGTGTACTAACGTATCCCTTAATTCTTTCTTTAGCTACCCCAGCTAGCTTGGGACAAATTGCATTCTTTGCCGGTATTGGTACTCTCGTGGGTGCTTTGGTGATGAGCACTCAGAAAAATATTTGGAAAAACTTGATAGTCCCAATACTTAGCGCCATGTCCTTAAGTGGGCTGTGGATTGCCCTTGCTGGTTTGCGTCCCTCTATCATACAGATTGCGATCGCAACTTTACTTTTCTTTTTGACTGCTCCTTTCATTAACGGCTCAGTGCAGGTTATTTTTCAGACACAAGTTGCCGAGCGGGTACAGGGAAGAGTCTTTGCTTTAACCGGAGCGATATCAGGGATTGCTATACCACTAGCTGCACTTGTTGCTGGTCCTTTGGCAGACCATGTTTTCGAGCCACTAATGGCATTTGATGGACCTTGGTCTAGAAACATTATTGGTCAGGTGATTGGTTCTGGACCAGGTCGCGGCATCGGACTATTATTTGTGATCGTCGGGTGTATTATATTGGTGGCAGCACTTATTGGCTATCAATACCCTGGCATCAGAGAATTGGAAGAAAATTTACCTGATGCGTGAATCTTCATTACAACAAACTGCCTCTAATTTAAAAATGATAGAGGCAAGTCTCATTGGTTCTGCTTTTTAACTTTTATTATCATCGCGTAAAAGTCGCCCTAAAACAAATGTGAATGGTGCAAGTCGAATTCGCATACCACCTTCCACAAGATGAAATGCTCCACCCGATGTCGCGATCAGCAGATCAACTCCGGAGAACTCACCATACAAATTAGGAATCTTTAAAGCCTGCTCAAATACTGGTCTAGGTCCTAAGTTCATAGCAATGAAGAGCGGCTGATCAAAAGCCGTACTATGAATAAGCACACACCAAAGACCATTTTTTCTAGAGGATAATAAAGTGCGGGTTCCACTTTGAATTAGTTTGTTTTGAAACCTAATTTCGGCAAGCTGTTGAATCAATATAAAGGTTGGGTGGTTTTTGTTATAGGGTTGGAAAGATTTTCGGTTAATCGGACCAAACTGCCAAACACATGCAGGGTTCTCAAACATGTCCTCCCGCACGTAACAATCATGACCAATCCATTCTCCTGTATCCTCTCGTTGATGCATCCCTAAAGCACCAGAAAACTCTTGCTCGGTTCCTTGATAGATAGAAGGTATTTGAGGTCCAAGAATCAAGCAGGCAAGAGCAAAGTGCAGATAGACTCTAGCATCGTCTTGGTTTAGTATGCGACTTAAAAACTCATGGAATATTCTAGTTGTGTCTTGGTTTTCAAGGAACATAATATTGTTCCTCCAACCAGCATAATATGAGTGTGATGGAGCAAGAATTCCACAAAAATAATCTGCCAAACCCCCTAGCCAACTTCCATCAGCAAGAGAGTACTTGACGGCGGTATAATAAGTAGGGTAATCTATGATATTAGAGAATTTAGCGTCATTGTAGGCAATTAATTCTTCGTGAGTACTTCCAGCGTGTTCGGCTATTTGCAGAAACTGCTTTTTCCCAAGATAGGTGGTATATCTTGATATCTCTTCAACGCAAGGCTTCCAAAAGTCAAGACCAACGTGACGTGCGGAATCGTATCGGAAGCCATCAATGTCCGTTTCCGCAATCCAGTATTTGAGATGCCCAATTAGCAACTCGCGAACGTAGCTTGTCTCTGTTCGCCAATCTTCCAAGAAGCCAAACAGTCTTTGATTCACCATATCAGTGTATTCCGGACCGTGGAAGAGTGATGTGTTACGTGCTTCTACGGGGAAAGGCATGACTGTAGTATCATCACCTTGCAAATATTTAAATTCTCCTCCAGCCGGACCACCATACTGCTCCCAGTTAATACTATCTGTGATGTGGTTGTTGACGACATCTAAAATGACAGCGATGCCAGCTTCATGAGCTTTCGCTACAAGCTCGCGCAGACACATAAGTGTACCCAGACGTGGATCGACCATCAATAGGTGAATTGGATGATAGCCATGATAGCCGTCAGCAGCGTTGACATACACGGGGCTGAGGATAATTGCTCTTATTCCCAATGACTTCAGGTATTCTATCTGCTCAGTAACGCCACGAATTGTCCCACCGTGGCTTGCATGTGGGTCAGAAGGATTATACCTGACTGCGCCTAGATAGGTGCGATTATTGTTATCACTCCGGGCAAATCTATCGATTATTATAGAGTAAAACAGACGTGCGCCCCAATCCGGGGGGCTGGATGTCATTTCAACCTGTGGTATTGGTCCATACAGAGGTTGGTTGTTAACAAACCCAAGAAAGACTGATTGGATCTCAGCCATTGATCGAGGTGATTTATCGCAGACAAGCAGAAAACGCGATCGCACACTTGTATGCTCCGAACCGGACATATCAACATAACCCAGGCTATATCGATATCCACCCCCGCTACTGATAGGTGGTAGGGTGAGTGAAAACATTTTGAACCCATTTTCGACAATGCCTTCAGTATGTGCCGTAATTCGACCTGAATCGCAATATCCTTGTCCATCATTCAACTCATAAGCTATTTGCCCACAATCTGGATCTTTTGATAAGCTAATACCAAACTTGATGCAGATTTTTTCATCACTCCTAAACACCCAAGTAAATGGTGCAATGTTCGGTTCAAGATGTACTTCACAGTATTCTTCAAAGTAGCGCATAAAGTTGTTCTATCAATAAAGATAGTCAGTTGACAATCAGGTTCGGGTGATAGAATTAGCGATTTATAAATCACAATTCATTTGTAGTGATTTTACTAATAGAGGGAAGCAATAGCAAGAGATTAAATTGTATTTAAGTCGAAAGCGATGAAAAAAAGTTACAAAATACCAGGGCTATTTTATTTTGAAATGTCACTTTTTATGGTAAAGAGTTAATTATCCCGAAATGGTAATTTTTAATAAGTGGTTTCGGTTGTGAAATTTTTGCTTTTCACGAATATTTTTGGTGAACCCACGCCTAAAAATATAATCAAATAGCCGTGTACAAAATACGCTTTAGTACTTAAGCTTATCCGCATAAATCGGTTCTACGTTATGCTGAGTAAATTACATGCTGTGGCAGCATTCGCGACAGTAAATAACTAAAGCGTTCACAAAATTTCAACATAATTACATCAAGGAGAACCGAATGACTACCGGAGCTACCATAATACCTGTTGAGCAGATAATGCGAGATGCGACAAATTTAGCGGAGCAAGAATTTACTGAGGTTGCACCCGCAGCAGAATTACCAAAAGAATCTAATGTCTTAGACTCAGCTCCGCAAATCGTACATAATTTAGGAGAAAACCTCATAAAATGGACAATACCCGAAGAGCTATCTGTAGTTGAGAGTTCCCCCTCACTAATGCCCTTGGCTCAAAGACTTTTTCTCTGGTCTTTTGTCTACGGTATTGGACTCAAACGCTATTTGGAAATAGGAACAGATGCTGGCGGATCAGCTATGATCGTCAAAAGTGCGATCGTAGCTCTGGGGTTAGATGATTTTCGTGGCGTTTGCATCGATCCTGAATTTAAGTTGGTTCAAACAACGCGGGACTATTTGGGTGAAAAATTTACCTACATTGAACAGAAGAATTCACCGGAGGCAATGATTGAAGCGGCTCGGCTGGCAGGTTCTTTCGACTTAATTCTGGTTGATGGAGACCATACCTACGATCGTGCCCTGATTGATATTATGCTCGCCATACCTTATCTTAGTCGCGGTGGGTACATTTTGATTGACGATGCTGCCCACGCCCAAGTTCGTGATGCCATCAGCTATGTAATTGAGAATTGCCGATTGATTGACTGTGGTTTTATGTGTCGTCACACAATATCATACGAAGTATTAGTCCCATCTGGTGTATGGCAAGGAGAAAATATGCGTTCAGCAGGGCTATATCTCCTGCGTAAGCCTTTGTAATTCAAGGTTGGGTGCTATTAGGCGATCGCGCTTCAGCACCCTTGATTTCAATCAATAACTAATTATTTATCAGTTTCTTAGCTTGATAATCCAAGGTATTAATTGTTTTATTTTCTAGGATTTCTCC includes:
- a CDS encoding MFS transporter yields the protein MRIFTLIWLGQLVSLIGTWMAVFALDIWVFQKTGSATQFALVTLSTTIPPIVISPLAGTLVDRWDRRWTMIISHLCTGLSTLTIVALLITGQLEIWHIYLRNVFISIFGAFHSPAYKASITSLVPQEDLARVSGMVQLSLGIQQIISPLLAGILLNLIQLKGILLIDLAALLVALIPLLLVPFPKISQPADDNQEPLSILREIAYGWTYLTERPGLLKFLIVFTIYQFLIGFTGVLTYPLILSLATPASLGQIAFFAGIGTLVGALVMSTQKNIWKNLIVPILSAMSLSGLWIALAGLRPSIIQIAIATLLFFLTAPFINGSVQVIFQTQVAERVQGRVFALTGAISGIAIPLAALVAGPLADHVFEPLMAFDGPWSRNIIGQVIGSGPGRGIGLLFVIVGCIILVAALIGYQYPGIRELEENLPDA
- a CDS encoding alpha-amylase family glycosyl hydrolase, whose amino-acid sequence is MRYFEEYCEVHLEPNIAPFTWVFRSDEKICIKFGISLSKDPDCGQIAYELNDGQGYCDSGRITAHTEGIVENGFKMFSLTLPPISSGGGYRYSLGYVDMSGSEHTSVRSRFLLVCDKSPRSMAEIQSVFLGFVNNQPLYGPIPQVEMTSSPPDWGARLFYSIIIDRFARSDNNNRTYLGAVRYNPSDPHASHGGTIRGVTEQIEYLKSLGIRAIILSPVYVNAADGYHGYHPIHLLMVDPRLGTLMCLRELVAKAHEAGIAVILDVVNNHITDSINWEQYGGPAGGEFKYLQGDDTTVMPFPVEARNTSLFHGPEYTDMVNQRLFGFLEDWRTETSYVRELLIGHLKYWIAETDIDGFRYDSARHVGLDFWKPCVEEISRYTTYLGKKQFLQIAEHAGSTHEELIAYNDAKFSNIIDYPTYYTAVKYSLADGSWLGGLADYFCGILAPSHSYYAGWRNNIMFLENQDTTRIFHEFLSRILNQDDARVYLHFALACLILGPQIPSIYQGTEQEFSGALGMHQREDTGEWIGHDCYVREDMFENPACVWQFGPINRKSFQPYNKNHPTFILIQQLAEIRFQNKLIQSGTRTLLSSRKNGLWCVLIHSTAFDQPLFIAMNLGPRPVFEQALKIPNLYGEFSGVDLLIATSGGAFHLVEGGMRIRLAPFTFVLGRLLRDDNKS
- the nifK gene encoding nitrogenase molybdenum-iron protein subunit beta, which encodes MPQNPENIQDHVELFHQPEYQQLFENKKQFENGHSPEEVARVAEWTKGWEYREKNFAREALTVNPAKGCQPLGAIFAAVGFEGTLPFVQGSQGCVAYFRTHLTRHYKEPFSGVSSSMTEDAAVFGGLQNMIDGLANSYQLYKPKMIAVCTTCMAEVIGDDLQAFINNSKNAGSVPQDFPVPFAHTPSFVGSHITGYDNMMKGILSNLTAGHKKETSNGKINFIPGFDTYVGNNREIKRMCELMGIDYTILADNSDYLDSPNTGEFDMYPGGTKLEDAADSINGKATIALQAHSTIKTREYIEKEWKQPTVVSRPWGIKGTDEFLMKLSELTGKPIPKELEIERGRAVDAMTDSHSWLHGKRFAMYGDPDLVYSVVGFMLEMGAEPVHILVHNSNENFEKELKELLASSPNGKSATLWAGKDLWHMRSEMCLLSG
- a CDS encoding class I SAM-dependent methyltransferase, with protein sequence MTTGATIIPVEQIMRDATNLAEQEFTEVAPAAELPKESNVLDSAPQIVHNLGENLIKWTIPEELSVVESSPSLMPLAQRLFLWSFVYGIGLKRYLEIGTDAGGSAMIVKSAIVALGLDDFRGVCIDPEFKLVQTTRDYLGEKFTYIEQKNSPEAMIEAARLAGSFDLILVDGDHTYDRALIDIMLAIPYLSRGGYILIDDAAHAQVRDAISYVIENCRLIDCGFMCRHTISYEVLVPSGVWQGENMRSAGLYLLRKPL
- a CDS encoding ABC transporter ATP-binding protein/permease; amino-acid sequence: MNRFNLTVVKRFWAIAKLYWLGNEKKGANALLVLLGVLLLANTQLKVFLNTIQGELISALSAHNSARFWQGVIIALGGIIISGLLNSGYGYLRETIGIYWRRWLTDRFLNQYFSDRAFYQLSNFNQEIDNPDQRIAENVASFCQQSIQFFVNIIESLFVVIAFSLILWNISINLVFALLIYSILAYSITIGFYGRKLTQLHLNQLRKEADFRFGLVRIRENAESIAFYNGTSQEANKIKLLFNEVFNNFKRLILWSELYLNIFKYPFGNLTLILPALILGNQILIGKLEVGKVTEAMGAFGSVAFSVNLIMYQFEIFTKFAASIDRLYVFYEYLKQPIKETTNKTIDIVKDNRLAVENLTLETPNYQKTLFKNLSVALQPGQGLLIMGESGSGKTSLLRALAGLWNSGTGVIFRPELEEMLFLPQRPYMILGTLRDQLIYPNAKVDVSDEELRQILHRVNLSNLAERFGGFEVEKDWSYVLSLGEQQRLAFARILVTKPKYAILDEATSALDVNNEENLYRLLLETGTTFVSVGHRPNLKKFHQLIVSVSLAVSS
- a CDS encoding macrolide family glycosyltransferase, translated to MSRIIFMNVSAAGHIIPTFGLMVELIKRGEEVIYYEVDRFQKEIETFGASFRSYPPLNAETAPPAENEMSLVSSLTWCACQMLPALLESVRQEKPDYIIHDSLCLWGRLVAQLLNIPAVNSIATAAFTPESFYECPRLRKKLPPLLKEAAGSMKHYRQHQRELRETYGVSPIKFIDTFTNIEPLNICYLPPELQPYSDKFDERFHFVGPCNPVRAMEYDFPMEQLQKDKLILISFGNIHDPGLAFYQSCIQAFGSIDAQVIMLLSPGMDAALLGDIPENFIIRPTGTVPQLKILERASLFVMHGAGGGAREAVWYSVPMIAVPQTYEQEIISHRIEEQGAGIMILPEDVTAERLQKTAQQILGDRSFVANSDRLGDACRAAGGAKRAVDEILRYVHTTRLFN